The sequence below is a genomic window from Alligator mississippiensis isolate rAllMis1 chromosome 16, rAllMis1, whole genome shotgun sequence.
gccTGTTTCGCATTCTGTCATATTCATGTTCACTAGATGGACTTCGAAGTCTTCCAGACTTCTtaaattttctttcctgaaatcttcttattccatcattttaaaattttctattaTAATGCCCTGCTTATTCTGCCTGTCATTAACCATTGTGACTGACTGCCAAGAATCGATAGTCTACTGCCATCTATTACTGGCGGggacggtgcatggggcactggaataCCACCAAAgccgagcttccctgagcatggcCAGGCTTCCGGCGCCCCGTGCACCcttggatccagtgggtgctgcttgtgagctggggctgcaccagtgcgCCTAGCTctcagccgggtggctgcaggggaatcGCTGCTGCCGAGGGAAGCACCTGGGCCCCCGCAGCGCATGTGTTACTTGCTTTGGTGTGGTTTCTTTGGTGTATTTCTGTGATGACATGAAAGGAATCTAGAGTTttacttctgtttaaatattgcaGTAAGATCCCCAAGgatgtaaattaaaataataataattcaaaactagatgaaaccaacaaaacatttgtgattacatttttattgcaaaattattactttaaatacaggattttaggATAGTGATTGACCGaatactttaacagaatcaaaaaTTCTCACCCTTCAAAtggctacataaagctgtccatgtgtaaacacaggcttaggaatacaagcacatattttgtcaaaagtttgaccttgtgacttggttacagtcatagaataagagggcccttgtatACGTGACTAACAGCTCTTGTATATGTGAGGAAATAGCCCATTTAAGTGGCTTCGTTGCCcatttttaaccatttaaatGTGTAATGATGTACAGGTTCGGTGGCATGTTaagatttaaatgagtttttgcatagcaaagtaaaacacatcccatgtgtATTAGTTTTCTTCATAACATATTACAGCGCtattcctcacatgtacaagggccctatctggAGGAGGCGATGGGGATGgtacatggggtgctggcagcctgggggtgctggcagcctgagggtgctggaggaagcttgggcttggtgggtaTTCACTGCCCCGTACCCCATCCCTgacaccttctctggctgccatcaCACCCAGCTGCCATCCCACTACCATCCCggggcagccagcccattcccggGTGGTTCCAGGtgctgggaaggtggcagggatggtgcacggggtgctggaagcccaccaagcctgagttTCCCTGAaaacacccaggcttccagcgccGCATGCACCGTTGGTTCTGGCAGATactgcctgagagctggggctgcacccgagcagctagcaccctgcccagccgGCCCAGTGGGGGTCTGCCACCGCTGCGGGAAGTACAAGGCCCtcctacagctcaggggctgtaagACCCAGTGGcaactcatgcaggcaggctctgccaagtaaaaaaccccacaaaaacagtgaggggcctgatcttcattttttttcctcccagtccctgcctgcatctcccgtggctgaggagtgagctgccagtggttcatgcagcccctgagctgcagggaactcCAGTGCTTCCCgctgtggtggtggcactgcatgggcagcacccacccgctgACACCCGGCCCGGCAGTCCTGTGGGGCACCATCACCATGCAGGGAAGCACTGGAGGCCCCCAGCAGCTCAgatcccactggcagctcaccctctggctgcaggagaggcaggcaggttctggaggggaaaaatggggaacgggcccctcactgctttatttccccacctctcaaccctgccccctcacctccgTGCCCTCGCCGGACCCTACCCACTCCACAGCAGAGCGCCCCAGTGCTTCGTTCTACCTCTAAGTTGTCTACATATCTGTCTGAAATGGTCTTATTCTGTCTGCACTTTTGGTTGTTTCAGTTTCAGCATTgcgattggctgccaagacaactaatcagagtgctccagacagacagaataagtctCTTGTGATGATACATAAACATTTTGACATGGGATTGCATGTCAGGTCAAGAAAGTTAACATGACTATGAGTGGCGTGACAAGGCAGGTAAGTTATTGGCTAGAAGACTTTAGGCAGAGGCATCAAATAGCAGATCTCTGCAATAATTACCTCCAATGATAATACAGTATTAGATTAGAAGCTATATGAATTAGATTTGAATATGTCAAGCAATTGAACTAGAGAAGGAGATCACGTTACAGAAAGTTACGGAGGTGCTGCATTTcttagagaggggaaagctctGGCAGTTTTCCATCTGAATTTTAGAAAACTTTCCAGAAAAGTCTGGCAACAATTATTATAAACTATGTACAGTGAAATAGTTGAAAATGGAATTCTGTCTAGAGAAGCAAGAACAGCTTTATCTATTTGTCTACTCAAGAAGTGAAAGAAAGGTTTAACATGTGGAGCCTACCGCCCAATCTCAATATTGAAAGTTGATAACCAGTTTCTCACAACATGATGAGCTCTAAGACGTAGTAAGGTGATTCCATTCTTGATACATGCCGTACAGGTAGGTTCTATAAAGGGTACTTTGGCCTCGAATAGTTCACACAACTGCCTGACTCATCAGCAGCTGTTCTCTCACTACACTGGCAAAGGTGCTATGATTGGAGTTGTGGgagagctgtgcctggctgcatCCGATTCTAAGAGACTGGTGAGTGTAATCTCTGCTCCACATGGAGGGTGAGAGGCAATAGAGCTGAACAACCCAGTCCCAGGTGACCTTCCAAACTATTTGAACCACCTTGGATTGACAGACTGGTTTCATCCTCTGGATGCCATAATTTTCTGCCCTGTTCTTAACTGTCTGCTTCCTTGATGccattttccattttcctgttATTTCATTTGGGCCTTCCAGCTGATTGTGATATTTAGTAAAGTACTGCATCGGTATTATTGTGTGTGCTTCCCATTGTTTACCTGCCTTGTCATTATCATTCTTTATCCTCTTTATTCTCATGTTCCTCTTAGTCCTAAAGCAATCCCTTTTATGTTTTTGAACCCTTAATCTAATTTCAGTGCGTCTCTCGCAAACACCAACCAAATTCAGAGGGGTGTCCCAAGCAGGAGTCCCCCGCAACACCAGTGCTGCTGGTCAGTCTGGTTGAACCTTAATCCTCCTGTCCACTGGTAAAAAGTGGGCATCCTGGGGCCGGTCAAATCGTTGACTCACCCACTTGTCTCAGGGCTAACTGCccgcctccctcacctgccacaacctTGATGATACAGGTGAAAGATGAGAacatggcaggaagctgcccatttacttgcacTGTGTAACAGGAGGCCCTTCCTGCCCAAGTTTTTCTGGGCTAAGCGCCcgcctctctttcctgccacaccgtgGCAATACAAAAGGATGGTCTTAATTAAGAGGTAGGCTGTCCATTTCTTGCCCGAATGCCTGGGGAtgttatctgcagctccaaatcctcccctatgCTGCAGCTCATGTCTCACAGCTGGCATCCCAGTTCTTAGCATCTTTGGCCCCATCctgggccccataatcctccagtctggaccccaactggctccttccaatcaggcggcctactccgccctcattctgggctgcctacctccctgcactcttccccctctcaggtgtgccccacaccccgggacctttggccacacaggccctggcctcccctccaaggccagttagaaaccccaggcccttggctctgggcgtccctcacagtgggcccctggcccttttgacccttctggtcctggccccagcactgaccagttgagggtgcctcaagtcaggattGTGAGCATCTAGTCCGCTCTCTCACAGGGGTCCGCCGTCTCAGGactactatggggttacccacctggttgtgggagctggggttattaaggcgccccgacccgcctttcaccggggtggtaactggcctggcatttcctgggggctcccacgccactaggagccccaccaggccacccattcccggcagggtgcagttttcggtcgtgcccaggaccaagagcctcctagccatccccataagctctttcccttaccgcctggttgttcctgctgcagctcagcgaggcaatgtttctgcctcggctggcagcagcagactgcagcctttatataaaAAGTTGTCAAAAtgactgctgccatcaggcacttgctggatgcctgacccagccctgaaagtggcaggcactagcagtgccctgccacacactgaTACCTAGGGCTTGTATacacggctccgacctcccctacaccgtgtcccatgcctcgcagttgGCATCCGTGGCCTCACACCCAGCCTTTGCTTGCATCAGGATGGATGGCGCTGCTGCGGAGAGATGGGGATCCTTGAGGCACTCTCCAGATGactgtgcctctgcagctctttgggcAGCTGATGGAAGCATTTCAGGATTAGGAGCTTCCTCAGTACCCTGACGGGAATTTCCTTCTCCTGCAAGGGTACAGAAACCAGTCAGGGACTCCAGGGCCACCAGGGACAGTCAGGTAATGACATTGGAGCCAGCACAATCCCAAACCAGCCCAAAGACATGTCTACCAGACGCGTTGTCCCCCACCAAACACACACCGTCTTTAGCTTCCCTACCCAGAAATCACCCTCTCCTTGGCTAGAAGTGAGAGAGTGTGTCCTGCCACTCATTTCCTGAATCCAACCAtgctgctcacctctgcccccGTCAGGTGACCAGATTGCCCCAGGATGGCATAGAGCAGAACCACCCCGGCCTGGCTCACGTGCAGCATGACATGGTGGATCCCCAGCAGTGCCCTCTGTGCAAACGCTCTCCTCTGGTCTTCGGAGAGGATCTTCCTGAAGGCCTGAAACCCACAGGACACAAGGCATTGTTGCATCCCAGAGCCAGGCTCCCCGTCAAGGAACTGGAATGCGTTGCCCTTTtgatgggctgtggggaggatgagagcctggctggagccatggcaggtCACTCTACTCGACAGCCTTTCAAATCTCTCAGCGGATGCAAAGTCCAGATAAGGAGAGGAGGACTCAGGTCttgttcccctctcctgccctggccttctccctgcctttcacaTGGGGCTGACAAGTAGCCTGGGATGGAAGCTCACAGTGCTGCCTACTGAAACCCAAGGGGAGGGTGGTTCTGCTTTTTAACTGTGGAGAGAAGAGCACAGCTTGTCTGCGCTTCTGCACAGAATGGGACTTCCTGCAAGGATCTGCTGGAGCaatggtgggtgtgtgctggctgcttgccagccccAGGTCAGAGCTGCCCAGCTCAGGACCTCCAGTGTCAGTCAGGGAGggacagtggggtcctgcagtaaCTTCCCTCCCAGGGGATTGTCCTTGGGCCACATCAGCGTGACACCATGCAAGACATACAAACCATGGACGTGGCTAGGACTCGGACATACAACCATGCACCCTTGCTCCTCGCTCTAAGCCTGACAGAGGGTGCTGTGGGCTGAAGGTAGAGCCTTCCTcctgaaggcaggaggcaggtaTTCCAGGGaaacacagccccatcccctgagcTGGTGTACAGAATGGGCAGAGCATCCTTACCTCTCCCATTGTGGCCAGATCGATGTAGAGGAAGATTCGGTgtaggtggtgctggtgctggctgatGGGCCACAGCTCCTGTGCCTCTTGGATGTCTTGCCCTAGGACAGAGAGAGGCTGGTCAGAGCTGCTGTTCTGGCTTCAGAACTGAAAACATGTGAGCGCTCTGAACTGCAGACCCTGGGATTGGTGCCATGGTACAGATGATGTCTAAGAGCGGAACCTCCCGATCTCACTGAGGCCAGGCTGTAGCCCAAGGGTTACGTAACACCCTACAGTCCCTCCCCTGAGTTCAAggctactgctcctgccctccctgaggCCACTTTGCCCTCATGTCTCCGTGAACTCTCCCCCTATGTCAACTTCCCAGCTTGCAGACCCTGGACAGGCTGATTTTCTTAGGAGATTCCCACAGCTGGACTCAAGGTTTCCATACCCTTCTGATGCATCAAGATCTTGTAGAGGTGGGAGAGGCCCTCCTTGGCCTGGCGGCTGATCTCCTCCACTGGGTCGCTGATGCACAGAcccagcagggccaccaggtcacccaccaGGGGCACCTTGGGCGAGTCCTAAGGAAAGGCAGAGGACAGGGGAGTCCATCTATGTCTGACCGGCAATCACCTCAGGCTCTCTGGGCCGTGTGCATCTCCTGAAGCCTGAGAAATAAATCTCTCTGCCTGCCATACAGCAGGGAGCCAAGGGTCTAGGAGCGGGCCCCCCTGAGGACTCCCTGCATTTGTTgctccaggaggagcagcagggctcctgagacAGGCATGAATCTGCCTGGAGCACtctatggcagctgctgccctctcctgagaCAGGGGCTCTTAGCCAGGAGCACAAGCCCTTGAATCAAGCACAGCCagttcccagccctcactctgcCATGCAGGGATCCTCTCTCCTATCCCGCacttactgctgccactgctatcccacaggctttttcaccagccctgcctctgcctaaaGTCAGGACCTGACACAAGGCTCATTTACCTCAaactgtgggaggagggagactGCAAAGCAGAGCAGGCTGGTGGTGATCTTGatggctgtggctctgtccctcttATCTTCCAACTGGAGCCACAAGGTCAAGTGCTGTGGGTGGAAGAAGTTCATGGCAGTGGACACGTGCTCCTGTTGTACCAatgatccccacccccacccccgcctgagtgcTGACCCTTTAAGCCCAGGGTAAAACATCAGCCTCAGGGGGCCAAACTCTGTAAGAAGGGATTGTTGCATCCAGCACGGCCCTGCCCCCAAACGCCCTTTCCCAGCCCCGACCCCTCCCTCTGCATCTCAGGGATGGTTTTTGTCTCTTAAAGCTGGGACCAGACTCTGTCTCagggctgctcctctcctccctgaacAAAGACAGCATGACAGGAAGGAGACAAAATCCTGTATCCATGCCAGGCTCCAAAGCCAAATCCAAAGGGGCATCCTCCACTCTGTGGGTAATCCCTGAGGGATCGGCATGGTGAACTCGCACCAGACTCCTGTCTCAAGGAAGGAGCCAGGGATTCTTCTCTGAGGACCGGCTCCTGCAGTGCACAGGTCATTGAAGCTGCCCCCGTCCTAAACCCAGCCTCTCCCCATGGTGCTCACCTGCCCGatgaactgcagcctggccaggctgggggcagttgCCAGCAGACACCTCAGCGTGGCCTCCAGGTACTCCACGCTGATCCGCTGCATGCCCTGGAAGAAGACAGAGAGCCAAGAGGGTCAGTGCTGGAAAGTCCTGTGCCATGTCTGCCAGGGGATGGCTGGTGGGACTGTGCGGTGAGAGAAAGAGGTACCTGGATGTGCTGGCTGTTGTGCCCTGTGGCCATCAGGAAGGTCTTGTGGAGGGCGATGTAGAGGAGGCGCGATTccagggctggctccagggctggcttcagtTTGCTGTCAGGAAAGAGGAGCCTGTCTGGatggagctctgtggggctggcattgGCTCTGATGTGGGCAGGTCTCGACAGGGAAATAGGCACCCAGAGGCGACAATATGAATTGAAACCTCAAGGAAGGCTGAAGTGTGCCAGCACCCAAGGGTCAGGGTTGGCCCACTGACCCCTGTGTTGCCCGTCCCACTGATCCTTGACCCTCCAACAGTATCCACACTGTCGGCCCTTTGCTGAAGGCCCTTGTGTCATCATTACAGGGAAACTCAGTACCTAACCTGGGGAAAGGACATATTCCCACCTCGTCGGCAAACCAGGGGAAATCtctggagctgagcagtgctgcagttaGTGCAGCTGGGCAAGTGAACAAGTACCTGAGGATGCAAACAACAGCCATGCTGTAAGGAaggatggtgctgggctcttcttcaCAGTCGGACAGCTTGTCAATCAGCACCTGAGAGACGCATGGGGGAGCGTGAGAAGGAGACCTCACAGTGCTCCTGGGGCACCTGGATGCCACCGCCAACCTGGGCCCCCCCTACCAGTTCTCTCCTCCGCCCTCACTGAACAcggctctcctcttccctccgaCATGCTCATGAACACCCTGTTGGTCACCCGGTTTCCCCACCCGCTCCCACATCTGTCCTCCAGCCCTCTCATTCCCCTACCACCCTGTACTCGTTCACCCCACAATGTCCCGCTTCTCTACCCGCTATCCACACACCTAGCAACACCTGCCCTCACCTCTTCACTCCAGTCCCCATTCACACATCCTCTCCTGGCTGCTTAACTTCTGACCCGAAGCAGCCAGTGCTCTTTTGAACTCACCACAATCCTCTCCACAAGTGCCGCTTTGCAGCAGGGCGGCTCTAGGGTGTCCTCGCCCCTCTCCATTGTAGCCAGGCACAGCGTGGGGACGGCACGGAGGAAAGTGAGCCCCTCATTCACAGTCTGCATACACCATAAGTTACAATGGGAAAAGGCCGGCTCATAGCCAGgaacctgcctgccctcccaaggGGAGCGTGGGGCTCAGATCTGGTGGTATCCCCCGTTCTCAATCCACATCTCCTCCTGGGCAAATGGGGTCTGGCACAGGGATGGGGTCTCTGTGGGGAGGGGTCCCCAGGTTGTTTGGGACAAAAGCACCCCCGACGAGGGTCCCAGCCCACGTGGGCTGCACGTGCCCATCAAAGGCTGTGGCTCACtcggttcctcctccccagagggCCACATGGTGGGAGAGTGGacgggctggtgctggtgctggtccagCTCTGGGATGTTCCTACCTGGTCCGTGCTCTGGAGGTGCCGTAGGATGACTGAGAGGGCGGCTTCCTCCAGGTAGGTGAAGTCCTCCCTCTGCTCTTCCTCTGCCTTGTAGAAGGGCAGGACTGtatctgcagggagagggagagactgtgatgcctgctgctgctgaggggaaacaGAGGGGCAATGCAGAGGAGAGGTGTGTCCACGTTCCTGCAGCCCAGGAAATGGCCCCGTGGCTGCCCAAGTGCTATATGGCCCCTCTCCATGCGCTACCTCAGGCCCCGCCTgtcccagcaccccagggaggtgcctgcccctctggGAGATTTGGGGACCCTCACGTACAAGGCTCCCTCTTCCCGCTCCCCACCCAGGACCATGTCTGTGGCCCACACTGGGGGTACGAGGTCTCCTGTCACTCAGGCTGTTGCTCTGCCTGGGATCCCCCGGCCCCATCACAGAGCGACTCACCGCACTCAGGGGTCACTGCCCTGTTTGCACTGGACGTCTGGGTGTCACCTCACCTCTGGCGGTGGCAGCATGTTGCTGGaggcccacagcctcctgggagcTGTCGCTGTcctccctggaggagctggagcccagcttgaaccagggcctgtgcagctcctgccctggggagcctGGCTTCTCCTCCCAAGCCACGTGAGGAGTGGCCTTCGGCTGGGCTTCAGCGCTGGGGTCCTGGCTGCTGtgtttggggctggagctgcgcgggggctgtgcctgggtctctggcagtgctgggccctTCCTACCCAGCTGTATCCTGGGCCACCTCCATCGGGGCCTGactggctcctctccctgctcttccgtggctgctggaggtgccctTCTTCTCCAGCCCACGAGacagtgccaccacctgcccttccttgatgcagcctctgc
It includes:
- the LOC132246442 gene encoding maestro heat-like repeat family member 5 produces the protein MERLRRILRKRMARMAPGQEKDRKKPEEEEQGGHHQAEAASRKGRWWHCLVGWRRRAPPAATEEQGEEPVRPRWRWPRIQLGRKGPALPETQAQPPRSSSPKHSSQDPSAEAQPKATPHVAWEEKPGSPGQELHRPWFKLGSSSSREDSDSSQEAVGLQQHAATARDTVLPFYKAEEEQREDFTYLEEAALSVILRHLQSTDQTVNEGLTFLRAVPTLCLATMERGEDTLEPPCCKAALVERIVVLIDKLSDCEEEPSTILPYSMAVVCILSKLKPALEPALESRLLYIALHKTFLMATGHNSQHIQGMQRISVEYLEATLRCLLATAPSLARLQFIGQHLTLWLQLEDKRDRATAIKITTSLLCFAVSLLPQFEDSPKVPLVGDLVALLGLCISDPVEEISRQAKEGLSHLYKILMHQKGQDIQEAQELWPISQHQHHLHRIFLYIDLATMGEAFRKILSEDQRRAFAQRALLGIHHVMLHVSQAGVVLLYAILGQSGHLTGAEEKEIPVRVLRKLLILKCFHQLPKELQRHSHLESASRIPISPQQRHPS